In Astyanax mexicanus isolate ESR-SI-001 chromosome 7, AstMex3_surface, whole genome shotgun sequence, the genomic stretch CTCCTAAGCTAAAGCTAATAAAGGGAAACTGGGTAAAGGTACAGATATATCCCAAATTCCCTCACTCTGTCTCCGGATACAGGCTACGTATAGTACTGGATTTAACCTGAATATCGAACAGAAGCGCAGATAtataataaaacccaaaaattagagTTTTATTGCATAAAGCGCTTACCTCTCAGATCTCCGGCAGCCATGTTTCCCAGGACGCGCGAGGATGACGCAATGTTTTTGTCGCCGGAGTGGGTGTCTCTAACAATAGCCCCGCCCATAaacgtatatttaaaataaatctttattattaCAACATGTAATTAATCATATCTCTCACTGAAGTatttaccagtaaaaaaaaaaaaaaatatatatatatatatatatatatatatatatatatatatatatatatatatatatatatatatatatatatatatgatggcaTTCTGTATGTGCTATATAGAATCCCTTTTCTCCACAATGGGGATCCTTCTACttgtttaaatatttacagtttttctgaattgtttacacacattttctgctGCATCCTGTCTTCTGTTTCGGTCTGCTAAAGCTTTAAAGGTGTTTGCCCAGGTGACCAGTCAGTGTAAAGTTTTGAATAACAATGTGTTTCTTGTGAAATCAAGATATTTTATTCATGAAAATTGTGCCAAATGCAGAAcattgtgtatgtagtgtgttgaAAAggtgtgttttagaactgcagtttgagtgtaaagcaggaattgtgcttgtagtttagcagaactggTTCAGGGGGGTGGTGCGTAAGTTACATGTTGCGGTCATTGTGTCTCAAGTACCAGAACTTttgtgtaaacaatccagaaaaactgtaaaaggGAATTTGTGAAGAATTGTTTTAAAAGTGTGGTTAAAAATAGTTAAGGATATAACACCTGTtttttataacacacacacacacagcacaggggAAGTCTTTCTCAGCTCTACAGTTATTTCAGTGGTCACAGGTTTGTTTTTGTTCTGTGAACAGAGACCGACATCAGAGTgacagaacacacacagagactaaaaacagcacagagagagagagcagtgagagaataagtgagtgagtgtgagtaaatAATGAGTGAGTAAATACTGAGTAAGTGAATATGAGTGAGTAAATAATGAGCGAGTGaataatgagtgagtgaataatgagtgagtgaatatgagtgagtgagtgaataatgagtgagtgaataatgagtgagtgaataatgagtgagtgaatatgagtgagtgagtgaataatgagtgagtgaataatgaGCGAGTGaataatgagtgagtgaatatgagtgagtgagtgaataatgagtgagtgagtgaataatgagtgagtgaataatgaGAGAGTGaataatgagtgagtgaatatgaGTAAGTAAATAATGAGCGAGTGAATGAGCGAGTGAATACTGAGTGAGTGaataatgagtgagtgaataatgaGTGAGTAAATACTGAGTGAGTGAATACTGAGTGAGTGaataatgagtgagtgaataatgaGTGAGTAAATACTGAGTGAGTGaataatgagtgagtgaataatgagtgagtgaataatgagtgagtgaataataagtgagtgaataatgagtgagtgaatatgagtgagtgaataatgagtgagtgaataatgaGAGAGTGAATAATGAGTGAGTAAATACTGAGGGAGTGaataatgagtgagtgaataatgagtgagcgagtgaataatcagtgagtgagtgaataataagtgagtaaatgagtgagtgaataatgagtgagtgaataatgagtgagtgaataatgagtgagtgaataatgaGCGAATAAATAATGAGTGAGTAaataatgagtgagtgaataatgagtgagtgaatatgaGTGAGTgaaaatgagtgagtgaataatgagtgagtgaatatgagtgaatgaataatgagtgagtgaatatgaGTGAGTAAATACTGAGTGAGTGAATATGAGTGAGTAAATACTGAGTGAGTGAatatgagtgagtgaataatgagtgagtgaatatgaGTGAGTAAATACTGAGTGAGTGAatatgagtgagtgaataatgagtgagtgaatatgaGTGAGTAAATACTGAGTGAGTGAATATGAGTGAGTAATTACTGAGTGAGTGGTCGAGTGGGTGAATGAGTGAATAATCAGtaagtaaatgagtgaataattaatgagtgagtgaatagtaagtgagtaagtgaatgagaGAATAAGGAGTGATTGAGTGAATAATGGGTGAGTAAGTAAATGAGAGAATAAGGAGTTAATGAGTAaataatgagtgagtgagtaacgagtgagtgagtcagtaaataatgagtgattgagtgagtgagagaatgagtgagtgagtgaataataaGTGAGTGAATAATGAGTGAGTAAATAATGAGTAAGTGAAAAAAATAGTAAATGAGAAAATAATGAGTAAGTGAGGgtaagaaagagtaagagagagtaagtgagcaAGTTTAAATCAGAGACAGGGTGGAGTAGAGCAGTGCCAAAACCAAAACATCAAAACACTGCCATCTGCTCAGACACAcccaataccacacacacacacacacacacacacacacagagctcttcTATTTTTGGTGAATGATTTTAACAACTGTAGAGTTCCCCCTAAAAAGGCCTGTATACAAATGACAGACTTAATCATTCAATTATTTATTCAGTCTGTTTTAGACAATTTTTTAAAGATTACTTTAAGTACTCTtggaaaagatgagtcttcagtcggcCTTTAAAGACTGTGAGTGACTTTGTTGTTCTGATACCATCAACCATCAACATCATCTATCAACATCACCATTACCATCAACATCAGTACATACTACCACTATAATCACTATCACCATCCTCATATCATAACTGTCATCATCTTGATTTCAATCATTGTCACCTTCAAAATCATGTTTGCTTCAGCATTAGTATCTACTATCACTACAAACACTATCGTTGCCATCATCACCTTCCCTTTGTGATTGTCATCACCATCATTTCCATCATCACTATCACCACCATGTTAGTCAGCATCTCTTTGTTAACTATAATCTTTATCACATCAGTATCATCATGATCTTCATTACTTTAAAAACCAACATCTTTATCATGATCATCCATACATGCTAttcactataaccaccatctttaccaTCACTATCACAATTATCCATATCTTTACAGTTACTATCATTATCTACTATAACTataatcatcagcagcagcacaaatTCTATCATCAGTTACTATCACCatcatctttatcatcatcaATATCAACACTATCATCACCATCCTCCCTTTCCATCACATTTTATCAACATCGCTATTGCCCTCActatcatcacaatcatcacaatGACTATCGCTATTATCATTACCATCACTTTCTAAATTTCATCACTAATATCCACTTCCATCCTTATCCCTATCAGCATCATTACCCACCTATTTCATCTCTCTCTTCACCATCACAACTAtccatttaattttcattctattattactataatctttctttttttactattctTACTATCACTTCCTTCATCACTATAATCACCATCATCACATCATCACCACCCACCCTCCTCCCCTAATCATCAGAACTGTTTATGGTCACTTCAGTTGTCACCATTAGCAACAATTATGATGGTCATCAGAGTCACACCAGTGTGCCAGTCAACCCTCCTGCCCCCGCAGTCTGTTTGATTGTGATCGCAATGAGGAGAAGCGCGAGGACTGCCTGTTATCTCTCCCTGCAGCTGtctgcctgagtgtgtgtgtgtgtgtgtgagagagagagagagagagagagagagagagagagggagatagaagaGGCAGAAAGAGTAAAagatagaggcagagagagggggTGAGAGAGCTAGAGAAATCAAGAgagatgcagaaagagagaggcagagatagagagagagtcggagagagagatagagagaggagtgAAGGGAAGGGGGGGTTGGGGACACGTGCACGCGCgggctctcctcctcctcctcctgtgagCGCGCGCCCAGCCTAGCATCCccttatatacatacacacacatcgtGACACACGCAGTGACACACACGCGCGAGCGCGCGCACAGACAGTGAGGACGCCGCGCGCGGATAGAGAGAGGATGATGCGCGCTGTTCCGCGCGGCGGAGTGTAGAGCGGGGAGATGAGCGTGGAGCGCGGGGGGCTCgtgcggcagcagcagcagcccgcgGCGGACGCTCTGCGGCGCGCGCTCGACTTTAAGACGCAGGGCACGCAATGCTACAGGGACAAGAAATACCGCGAGGCCATCGGCAAATACCACCGCGCGCTGCTCGAGATGAAGGGCCTGTGCCGCGCGCTCGGGGACCCGGACGGGAGCGCGAGGAGCGCGTGCGCCgcgccgctgccgccgccgccgccgggCAAGTGCAGCCTGACGGACGAGCAGAAGGGCGCGGTGGAGAGCGCGGAGCTCGAGTGCTACAACAGCCTGGCAGGTAAACACACCGCGAGCGCACGAGCGAGCGcgcgcacacaaacacaccgtTCATTAGGGTTCACCCGGGATCGGTCAGAATTTATCATCATCATTCGTCATTTATGTTAATTTTAACGAGGCGCTTCAATAATTAAGCCCCGTGCGCTCCATCACGCGCAAACGATCCGAGCGAGATATAACGATACTCAAAAATATCGGTCCTACGGTTTTGCCGTGTTCGCGGTTTATTAGCCCAGCTGGCACGTGACCGAACATTAAAACGTGCCCTAAATAACCATTTATAGTTtcaatgtacatttttaaaaacatttttgtcttgCTAACAAAAATACTTCTGAATTAACATTGACATTTTTACTTAATAATATGACATTAATACATTGATTTATTTGTCTTGTATTTGATCATTACCCTAATAGCAaagattaaaatcattaaataaaaaacaacattagaacaacctttatttaacattacccAGTAGGCATCAGTTAATGTTAAAATTGTGACATTGAATcagcgttcatttaaaggttttgaatggtAAGGGCTCTGAATTTACACTCACAATACTCTTAAGTGCCAgaaataataatatgaatattaaactgttttatttaaatgCCTTTCTACACTACAAGACCGATACAGTACAGGCTATAAGAATACAATACAAACAAGACAtgcatatttattataaataaagtaagaataaaaacaataaaaataaaaccagaGTGTTGAATCAACATTATTCGACATGCACAAATAATTTGGTTTTGCTTGATTTGGGGATTGAGgtggagtggtgatcatccaacatcctggctTTACTGATGCTCTTGTTTCTGAATGTCAATCAAACGCAAACCAAAATCTAGTACAAACTCTTGAgacatcccaatacttttgtctatatttgTATATCACATCAAATATGCCTCTCGAGTTAAAACACTGAACTTTGTTTTAACACTTCAACACAACTCCCAGTAGTGAATAGTTATGAAGATCATAAGGCTGTGTTGTGAGAAGTAAGATTTAGTCACATGGATGCAGTAAGTATATTGTGATCtgcagtttattaaaacacttaaCAGTGAACCTGTTAAAGAATTTAAGATATTAGTTAAGGATATGAATTCTAAAGCTTTATTTGTTCACTTGTACACAGTAATTGTGTTCTTTTACTTTCACTGATGTAATTTCAACATATTCTCCAATATGAAATATGCATGATGATTTTAAAGCCCCATTGCATTAAGTATGGTAAGATTCCTAAAGATCTGTGAAAAAGTCACATTAATAGATTTTTTAAACACCATTAGTGATGTGCTTAAAGCTCCATTCCTACTTGAAAATCAGAGCAGATCAATATGGACAAAGTAGCTGTATCCCAATAACAACACTCTAGCTAACACTGCCGTTTTCAAATgc encodes the following:
- the LOC103047066 gene encoding tetratricopeptide repeat protein 9A — encoded protein: MSVERGGLVRQQQQPAADALRRALDFKTQGTQCYRDKKYREAIGKYHRALLEMKGLCRALGDPDGSARSACAAPLPPPPPGKCSLTDEQKGAVESAELECYNSLAACLLQMELVNYERVKEYCLKVLRKEGENFKALYRSGVAYYHLGDYNKALHYLQESHKQQPSDTNVVRYIQLTEMKIRRLAQREKKDSA